A single window of Cucurbita pepo subsp. pepo cultivar mu-cu-16 unplaced genomic scaffold, ASM280686v2 Cp4.1_scaffold000990, whole genome shotgun sequence DNA harbors:
- the LOC111786074 gene encoding uncharacterized protein LOC111786074, which produces MAASARAFFLSRITDFSIKPRLPPPPPPPLPSFSYSHLGLQRRRFPSTSGATTVSCLISGVDGGGVSDDFVSTRKLKFDRGFSVIANMLKRIEPLDTSNISQGVSDAAKDSMKQTISSMLGLLPSDQFAVTVRVSKSPLHNLLSSSIITGYTLWNAEYRLSLTRNFDISPDNLTGFDRSKPLEVSDVEEIRVGVDSNLEDLDTRPRLLTGFSPEALKYIQQLQSELSNLKDELNAQKQVNMQMEHGKENRNDLLEYLRSLDSNMVTELCKPSTSEVEEIIHELVGNILQRFFKDDASSTFNEDSSVADLEKLADVGSEFCDTVGTSRDYLAKLLFWCMLLGHHLRSLENRLQLSCVVGLL; this is translated from the exons ATGGCGGCCTCTGCTCGAGCGTTCTTCCTATCTCGCATCACCGATTTTTCAATCAAACCCCGTcttcctccaccacctccGCCGCCCttgccttctttttcttattcacATCTTGGCCTTCAACGGCGGCGTTTTCCCTCAACGTCTGGAGCAACAACTGTCAGCTGCCTTATCTCCGGGGTTGATGGCGGCGGAGTTTCCGATGACTTTGTTTCCACTCGGAAGTTGAAATTCGATCGCGGGTTCTCCGTAATCGCTAATATGCTTAAGCGGATTGAGCCGCTTGATACATCTAATATCTCCCAGGGTGTTTCTGATGCTGCTAAGGATTCCATGAAGCAGACTATCTCTTCAATGTTGGGTTTGCTTCCGTCTGATCAGTTCGCTGTCACCGTTAGGGTTTCCAAAAGCCCTCTCCATAATCTCCTCTCTTCGTCAATTATCACCGG GTACACTCTTTGGAATGCGGAGTATCGGTTGTCTTTGACGAGGAATTTCGATATCTCGCCGGATAATTTGACTGGCTTCGACAGGTCGAAACCGCTGGAAGTTTCGGACGTTGAGGAGATTCGGGTGGGCGTTGATTCTAATTTGGAAGATTTGGATACAAGGCCTCGTCTCTTAACTGGTTTTTCGCCCGAGGCGTTGAAGTACATCCAGCAGTTGCAGTCGGAATTGTCAAATCTCAAGGAT GAACTGAATGCTCAGAAGCAAGTGAATATGCAGATGGAACATGGCAAAGAAAACAGGAATGATTTGTTGGAGTATCTGCGGTCTTTGGATTCTAATAtg GTGACCGAACTCTGCAAACCATCTACATCGGAGGTGGAGGAAATCATTCACGAGCTTGTTGGAAACATATTGCAAAGGTTCTTCAAAGATGATGCTAGCTCTACTTTCAATGAGGATTCGAGTGTGGCGGATTTAGAGAAACTTGCAGATGTTGGCAGTGAGTTTTGTGATACTGTAGGCACATCTCGGGATTACCTAGCAAAGCTCTTATTCTG GTGTATGTTATTGGGGCATCACTTGAGAAGCTTGGAGAATAGACTGCAGTTAAGCTGTGTCGTTGGGCTCTTATGA